Proteins from one Malaya genurostris strain Urasoe2022 chromosome 2, Malgen_1.1, whole genome shotgun sequence genomic window:
- the LOC131431723 gene encoding zinc finger protein 512B-like: MKAFIVLSMALAIASCAAVDDSTSKKEKRGLWDLSHDHDSIGYDHHYDNHYDHYDHKTVTKTITKNVHVPYPIEVEKHVPVPVKVPYPVTVEKKVPVYVEKNVPVYVEKKVPVHVDRPVPYPVEVKVPVVQKEYVEVPKPYAVHVEKPVPVYVSKPVYVEKQVPVTVHIKEHKKHWGLF, from the exons ATGAAG GCGTTCATTGTATTGTCCATGGCTCTGGCCATCGCATCCTGTGCGGCAGTCGACGATTCCACCAGCAAGAAGGAAAAGCGAGGCCTCTGGGATCTGAGTCACGATCACGATAGCATCGGATACGATCACCACTACGACAATCACTACGATCACTACGACCACAAAACCGTAACCAAGACCATCACCAAGAACGTTCACGTCCCGTATCCGATTGAGGTTGAGAAGCACGTTCCAGTTCCAGTGAAGGTCCCATACCCAGTCACGGTCGAGAAGAAGGTTCCAGTTTATGTGGAGAAAAATGTCCCTGTCTACGTCGAGAAGAAAGTTCCCGTCCACGTTGATCGTCCAGTTCCATATCCAGTAGAAGTCAAGGTCCCAGTTGTCCAGAAGGAATACGTCGAAGTGCCAAAACCGTACGCAGTTCATGTTGAGAAGCCCGTTCCGGTGTACGTCAGCAAACCGGTGTACGTCGAGAAGCAAGTTCCAGTGACCGTTCACATCAAGGAACACAAGAAGCATTGGGGTCTGTTTTAG
- the LOC131431725 gene encoding mantle protein-like produces the protein MKAFIVLSMALAIASCAAVDDSTSKKEKRGLWDLSHDHDNIGYDHHYDNHYDNHYDHYDHKTVTKTITKNVHVPYPVEVEKHVPVPVKVPYPVPVEKKVPVYVEKNVPVYVEKKVPVHVDRPVPYPVEVKVPVVQKEYVEVPKPYAVHVEKPVPVYVSKPVYVEKQVPVTVHVKEHKKHWGLF, from the exons ATGAAG GCGTTCATTGTGTTGTCCATGGCTCTGGCCATCGCATCCTGTGCGGCAGTCGACGATTCCACCAGCAAGAAGGAAAAACGAGGCCTCTGGGATCTGAGTCACGATCACGATAACATCGGATACGATCATCATTACGATAATCATTACGATAATCACTACGATCACTACGACCACAAAACCGTAACCAAGACCATCACCAAGAACGTTCACGTCCCGTATCCGGTTGAGGTTGAGAAGCACGTTCCAGTTCCGGTGAAGGTTCCATATCCAGTTCCAGTTGAGAAGAAGGTTCCAGTTTATGTGGAGAAAAATGTCCCTGTCTACGTCGAGAAGAAAGTTCCCGTCCATGTTGATCGTCCAGTTCCTTATCCAGTAGAAGTCAAGGTCCCAGTTGTCCAGAAGGAATACGTCGAAGTGCCAAAACCATACGCAGTTCATGTTGAGAAGCCCGTTCCGGTGTACGTCAGCAAGCCGGTGTACGTCGAGAAGCAAGTTCCAGTGACCGTGCATGTCAAGGAGCACAAGAAGCATTGGGGTCTGTTTTAG
- the LOC131431727 gene encoding zinc finger protein 512B-like yields the protein MKAFVVLSMVLAIVSCTVVDDSSKKEKRGLWELSNDHDDLGYDHKTITKTITKNVPVPYPVEVEKHVPVPVKVPYPVTVEKKVPVVVEKKVPIYVEKKVPVHVDRPVPYPVEVTVPVVQKEYVEVPKPYAVHVEKPYPVYVKKPVYIEKPVPVTVHIKEHKKHFFGLF from the exons ATGAAG GCGTTCGTAGTATTGTCGATGGTTCTAGCCATTGTCTCCTGCACGGTAGTCGACGATTCTTCCAAGAAAGAAAAACGTGGTCTCTGGGAGCTGAGTAACGATCATGACGACCTCGGATACGATCACAAAACCATCACCAAAACTATCACCAAGAACGTGCCCGTTCCATACCCGGTTGAAGTTGAGAAGCACGTTCCGGTTCCGGTGAAGGTTCCATATCCAGTCACCGTCGAAAAGAAGGTTCCAGTGGTCGTGGAAAAGAAGGTTCCAATCTACGTAGAGAAGAAGGTTCCCGTACACGTCGATCGTCCAGTTCCATATCCAGTAGAAGTCACGGTCCCAGTCGTCCAGAAGGAATACGTCGAAGTGCCGAAACCGTACGCAGTTCATGTTGAGAAACCCTACCCAGTGTACGTCAAAAAGCCGGTGtacattgaaaaacctgttccaGTGACTGTGCACATCAAGGAACACAAAAAACACTTCTTCGGTTTATTTTAG